From Bifidobacterium longum subsp. longum JCM 1217, one genomic window encodes:
- a CDS encoding P-loop NTPase: MASCERQRSGEAPALALTTDTSFHNIVTMTSGHGGVGLSVMASMLAWTLARREHSCALIDADFVAGCLDLLLGVEREPGLRFSQVDAPLGRIEGDAMNHELMMWEGVRVLPYDPWSARQPDWWEVQAAIRALAETNDVVIVDAGQGGLIETVPDLRSGMQVIAAELSVMGLARAKSHRSRLDSWGCEAPHIVGVEPRGAPRGRGHVGIGEAQDYLTATVLGPVKPSVNLCGDVLEGLGIRSVTKGSRKAVSLLADLVEQAIRPVSGASCKDR; this comes from the coding sequence TTGGCCTCATGCGAACGGCAGAGATCGGGCGAGGCTCCGGCACTCGCCCTAACTACAGACACCAGCTTCCATAACATTGTGACGATGACGTCAGGTCATGGAGGCGTGGGGTTGAGTGTCATGGCTTCCATGCTTGCATGGACATTGGCGAGACGTGAACACAGCTGCGCTCTCATAGACGCTGATTTCGTGGCCGGATGCCTTGACCTGCTGCTGGGTGTAGAACGAGAGCCGGGTTTACGATTCAGCCAAGTCGACGCACCCCTCGGCCGCATCGAGGGCGATGCGATGAACCATGAGCTGATGATGTGGGAGGGTGTGCGAGTACTTCCCTATGACCCTTGGAGCGCGCGCCAGCCTGACTGGTGGGAAGTTCAAGCGGCCATTCGAGCCTTGGCGGAAACGAACGACGTTGTCATCGTAGATGCCGGTCAGGGTGGACTCATTGAGACCGTACCCGATCTGCGCAGTGGCATGCAGGTGATTGCCGCGGAATTGTCGGTGATGGGGCTGGCCAGAGCCAAGTCGCACCGGTCCAGACTGGATTCATGGGGCTGTGAAGCGCCACATATCGTCGGCGTGGAACCACGTGGCGCTCCACGTGGGAGAGGCCACGTGGGTATTGGTGAGGCGCAGGACTATTTGACTGCCACGGTATTGGGGCCTGTCAAACCAAGTGTCAATCTGTGTGGAGACGTACTGGAAGGCCTCGGCATCAGATCGGTGACCAAAGGCAGCCGCAAAGCCGTGAGCTTGCTTGCCGATCTTGTCGAGCAGGCCATTCGCCCGGTTTCGGGAGCTTCTTGCAAGGACCGGTGA
- a CDS encoding CpaF family protein produces MAAVITRADEPGAVPRTVFFGLLNDVASDPQVTDLAVTCDGRVWADRGNGMRETVLRVPFRSPQVVREYAVQLCAQLGRRLDDACPIADAASPDGIRVHAVIAPLVPQGAAISIRFPDRTMASLRHLSQLGVFPAAWLPMFVGLVRRHATVLITGGTGVGKTTLLKALLAQCDVNERIVTVEEVRELGELGRGDHVSLVTREANVEGVGAISLTDLVKATLRMRPDRVVLGECRGAEIVDLLRAFNSGHHGGMTTVHADGVNRVPSRLISLGLLAGVSPQALAMLAAGAFDAVVHLERVNGQRRITQIGELRVAHGELAGTPLAVWNGCHPPRYAAEWGHFIERWGIVPGPSGGG; encoded by the coding sequence ATGGCTGCCGTAATCACTCGGGCTGATGAGCCCGGCGCAGTGCCCAGAACTGTGTTCTTCGGTCTATTGAATGATGTGGCATCCGACCCGCAGGTTACCGATCTGGCGGTGACCTGTGATGGCCGCGTTTGGGCGGACCGCGGCAACGGCATGCGAGAAACAGTATTGCGTGTGCCGTTTCGCTCGCCGCAAGTAGTTCGAGAATACGCCGTCCAACTGTGCGCGCAGCTTGGGCGCAGACTGGATGATGCCTGCCCGATAGCGGACGCCGCCAGTCCAGACGGCATCCGCGTGCATGCGGTGATTGCCCCATTGGTGCCACAAGGTGCCGCAATCTCCATACGGTTCCCTGACAGGACCATGGCATCGTTGCGACATCTGAGCCAATTAGGTGTATTCCCGGCTGCTTGGCTGCCGATGTTCGTGGGACTGGTGCGCAGACATGCCACAGTGCTGATTACCGGCGGAACAGGCGTGGGCAAGACCACCTTGCTCAAGGCGCTGCTGGCGCAATGCGATGTGAACGAGCGCATCGTCACCGTAGAGGAAGTTCGTGAACTGGGGGAACTGGGGCGTGGCGATCATGTGTCGTTGGTAACGCGCGAGGCGAATGTGGAGGGCGTCGGAGCCATAAGTCTGACGGACTTGGTCAAAGCGACGTTGCGAATGCGCCCCGACCGCGTGGTGCTGGGCGAATGCCGTGGCGCGGAAATCGTCGACCTATTGCGCGCGTTCAATTCTGGTCATCACGGTGGCATGACCACTGTGCATGCGGACGGCGTGAACCGAGTACCGTCCAGGCTGATTTCGCTTGGATTACTCGCCGGAGTCAGTCCACAGGCGTTGGCCATGCTGGCGGCAGGCGCTTTCGACGCGGTGGTGCATTTGGAGCGAGTGAACGGACAGCGGCGTATCACGCAGATCGGCGAACTGCGTGTAGCACATGGTGAACTGGCAGGAACACCGCTGGCGGTATGGAATGGCTGCCATCCTCCTCGGTATGCCGCCGAATGGGGGCACTTCATTGAACGATGGGGCATCGTTCCCGGGCCGAGTGGTGGTGGGTGA
- the tadB gene encoding Flp pilus assembly protein TadB has translation MMWCAVLVALAVLIWPGNKSGRLYRLAYRGRAVDSAAINEPRYAGSPRVGVAQVITSAIARLRGGGTLVEAFEEQSSRRFATQRITVERLITVFEQRRLPDESPAQVLEAARGVTAAAVLSDELGCQAVPCLEAVLTAYRQMRLMQNLRSQACAVPKATVGLLSALPAVTVALGELLGARPLAFLLGSPRGVVCLVLGGCCYAAGLAWMRALLKGSGL, from the coding sequence ATGATGTGGTGTGCTGTTCTGGTGGCGCTCGCCGTGCTGATATGGCCGGGGAACAAGTCCGGGAGGCTGTATCGGCTGGCTTACCGCGGGCGTGCGGTCGATTCCGCAGCCATAAACGAACCTCGATATGCCGGCTCACCTCGCGTGGGCGTTGCGCAGGTGATTACGTCCGCCATCGCGCGATTGCGAGGTGGCGGCACATTGGTTGAAGCATTCGAGGAACAATCCAGCAGACGCTTCGCCACTCAGCGCATTACTGTGGAACGGCTCATAACGGTGTTCGAACAGCGGCGTCTGCCCGACGAATCACCAGCGCAGGTACTTGAAGCTGCACGCGGGGTCACCGCCGCAGCGGTTTTGAGCGATGAGCTCGGTTGCCAAGCAGTGCCATGTCTGGAAGCGGTATTGACTGCTTACCGGCAGATGAGGCTGATGCAGAACCTGCGATCGCAAGCATGTGCCGTTCCTAAAGCCACTGTGGGGCTGCTGAGCGCGCTTCCGGCCGTCACTGTGGCATTGGGCGAGCTTCTGGGAGCTAGACCATTGGCGTTCTTGCTTGGATCGCCACGCGGTGTGGTCTGCTTGGTATTAGGGGGATGTTGTTATGCTGCCGGCTTGGCATGGATGCGGGCATTGTTGAAAGGCAGCGGATTATGA
- the tadC gene encoding Flp pilus assembly protein TadC: MSTVWVHAAAGCAAIASWLYKAPSRHDSRLPGEEPVVAHDCGSSWTILILRMLQVSLRQGSSIPRALDMVGKAVGGDCGARMSEVGSSLARGVPWADAWHAAMAVQHEGAPADSSSGKRTSRTQRDLGLLQSALESSWTHGDMPGVRLESAIEQLDRDERAAIERNAAKLSVKLLMPTGLCFLPAFVLVGVIPAIASFMM, from the coding sequence ATGAGTACGGTGTGGGTACACGCCGCGGCAGGCTGTGCGGCGATCGCTAGTTGGCTGTATAAGGCTCCGTCTCGTCATGACAGCCGCTTGCCGGGCGAGGAACCGGTCGTAGCGCATGATTGCGGGTCGTCATGGACCATACTCATATTGCGTATGTTGCAGGTGTCCTTGCGTCAGGGCTCCTCGATTCCCCGGGCGCTTGACATGGTGGGCAAAGCCGTCGGCGGCGACTGCGGCGCTCGCATGAGCGAGGTCGGGAGCTCCCTGGCCAGAGGGGTTCCCTGGGCTGATGCGTGGCATGCCGCTATGGCTGTTCAGCATGAGGGTGCGCCAGCTGATAGTTCATCCGGAAAACGTACCAGCAGAACGCAACGAGATCTTGGCCTGCTGCAATCGGCTTTGGAATCGTCATGGACGCATGGCGATATGCCTGGCGTGCGCCTCGAATCCGCCATTGAACAGCTGGACCGTGACGAGCGTGCCGCCATCGAACGGAATGCCGCGAAGCTGTCGGTAAAGCTACTGATGCCTACAGGGCTATGTTTTCTGCCGGCATTCGTGCTGGTAGGAGTCATTCCGGCGATTGCGTCCTTCATGATGTGA
- a CDS encoding DUF4244 domain-containing protein, giving the protein MNTPIPVIVDGQAGIFAHSKARVATLNAKAKERLCLMDARIRTLMAEPEEGAATAEYAVVLVAATGFAAVLVAILKSDAIKTLLTNIIKQALKVG; this is encoded by the coding sequence ATGAATACCCCTATCCCCGTCATCGTCGACGGGCAGGCCGGCATCTTTGCGCACAGCAAGGCTCGTGTGGCCACGCTGAACGCCAAGGCGAAAGAACGGCTATGCCTCATGGACGCACGCATCCGCACCCTCATGGCTGAGCCCGAAGAAGGCGCGGCCACTGCGGAATACGCAGTCGTACTCGTTGCGGCTACAGGCTTTGCGGCGGTGCTGGTCGCCATCCTGAAGTCGGATGCCATCAAGACGTTGCTGACCAACATCATCAAACAGGCTCTGAAAGTCGGGTGA
- a CDS encoding TadE/TadG family type IV pilus assembly protein — MKTMTCRWRLARLPPDLCTGSATAEFAIVLPSIIAIAGLILAIGRVVIVSMDCQSAAAAAAREFVVTGDESSARSIAADVAGGEPHVSIAHDGQSTSVTVECSVLPGPLDVTPTRVTGNATAISQ, encoded by the coding sequence ATGAAGACCATGACATGCCGGTGGCGGCTCGCCAGACTGCCGCCAGACCTATGCACGGGATCGGCCACCGCCGAATTCGCAATCGTATTGCCCAGCATTATCGCCATCGCCGGGCTGATATTGGCAATAGGACGTGTGGTCATCGTTTCCATGGACTGTCAAAGTGCCGCGGCAGCGGCTGCACGCGAGTTTGTGGTTACCGGTGACGAATCATCCGCGCGCAGCATAGCTGCGGACGTTGCCGGGGGAGAGCCCCACGTCAGCATTGCCCACGACGGCCAATCGACGAGTGTGACGGTCGAATGTTCGGTATTGCCCGGTCCGCTGGATGTAACTCCAACGCGGGTTACCGGCAACGCTACGGCGATAAGCCAATAA
- a CDS encoding Rv3654c family TadE-like protein yields MRYEEGSGTMAGAMLVMVVGIALAVAASVGNLMICQNRARSLADLIAFDAAYALWHADIGDPCALAANMAEANGVVLGSCSVRDEDVLVTIKVETMVLVASSVERMARAGPVSCTEGDNYHNNGP; encoded by the coding sequence ATGCGTTATGAGGAGGGATCGGGCACGATGGCCGGAGCCATGCTGGTTATGGTGGTGGGCATTGCGCTCGCGGTGGCGGCAAGTGTGGGCAACCTCATGATCTGCCAGAACCGAGCGCGTTCCCTCGCCGACCTTATCGCCTTTGACGCCGCGTATGCGCTGTGGCATGCGGATATCGGTGATCCATGTGCGCTCGCCGCCAACATGGCTGAAGCGAATGGTGTAGTTTTGGGCTCCTGCTCCGTGCGGGATGAAGACGTGTTGGTAACCATCAAGGTGGAAACCATGGTCCTGGTGGCATCATCCGTGGAGCGGATGGCTCGGGCCGGACCGGTGAGTTGTACGGAAGGAGACAATTATCACAATAATGGACCGTAA
- a CDS encoding diacylglycerol/lipid kinase family protein has protein sequence MSESERNERRRVVAMVGNPTSDKGRGAKVDAQVLGLLEEAGRAHNFDVIDITGTSFDDSLNQARERAHEYDYLVVVGGDGMIALGANAVGCSGKPLGIVATGSGNDFARGLKLPVNRIETAVEGIVGAIVRGSHIDVDMGRVTSLDGGYAVDPSTGEEYEYQESKSAEHPIDRYYAGMLSCGLDASINDRANHSHLPTGTMRYFAAVLVELTHMKRYGYHIKATLADGTTDERDIITPLLTIANSRHIGGGIEVSPYSCFSDGLLDLVWMDHVPNFGECAVAISNAYNGKLLASKVFGWKRIREIEVTRATEGDEPPVLMADGEYIGHLPFRVVAEDCALRVLVPPAVAAREVDSRQEVLNAIARDGRDPVTGQFA, from the coding sequence ATGAGCGAGAGTGAACGCAACGAGCGCCGTCGCGTGGTGGCCATGGTGGGCAACCCCACTTCCGATAAAGGCCGTGGCGCTAAGGTGGACGCGCAGGTATTGGGTCTGCTGGAGGAAGCCGGCCGTGCCCATAACTTTGATGTCATCGACATCACCGGCACGAGTTTCGACGATTCCCTGAATCAGGCGCGTGAACGCGCGCACGAGTACGACTATCTCGTAGTGGTCGGTGGCGACGGCATGATCGCACTTGGAGCGAACGCCGTGGGCTGCAGTGGCAAGCCGTTGGGCATCGTGGCCACGGGGTCGGGCAACGATTTCGCACGAGGACTGAAGCTGCCGGTCAACCGTATCGAAACCGCAGTGGAAGGTATCGTCGGTGCTATCGTGCGCGGATCACACATCGATGTGGACATGGGACGCGTGACCTCTTTGGACGGCGGCTATGCCGTGGATCCCTCCACTGGCGAGGAGTACGAGTACCAGGAGAGCAAGTCCGCCGAGCATCCGATTGACCGGTACTATGCGGGCATGCTGTCCTGTGGTCTTGACGCGAGCATCAACGACCGTGCGAATCATTCGCATCTGCCGACCGGCACCATGCGCTACTTTGCGGCGGTGCTGGTGGAGCTGACGCATATGAAGCGTTATGGTTACCACATCAAAGCCACATTGGCGGACGGGACCACGGATGAACGAGACATCATCACACCATTGCTGACGATTGCGAATTCGAGGCATATCGGTGGCGGCATTGAGGTCTCGCCGTACTCCTGCTTCTCCGATGGATTGTTGGACCTGGTGTGGATGGACCACGTGCCGAACTTCGGCGAATGCGCGGTGGCCATTTCGAATGCCTATAACGGCAAGCTACTTGCTTCAAAGGTGTTCGGCTGGAAACGTATCCGTGAAATCGAAGTCACGCGGGCAACGGAAGGAGACGAGCCGCCGGTGCTGATGGCGGACGGCGAATATATCGGGCATTTGCCATTTAGGGTAGTGGCCGAGGACTGCGCGTTGCGCGTGCTAGTGCCGCCGGCCGTAGCCGCCCGTGAGGTGGATTCCCGACAGGAAGTGCTCAACGCCATTGCCCGAGATGGTCGCGATCCCGTGACCGGCCAGTTCGCGTGA
- a CDS encoding TetR/AcrR family transcriptional regulator gives MSDTLDEKRPTRGDARRDAIVQAARKVCLEKGFSKITVSDIASEVGMTRSLFYHYFEDKEAVADAVLDNVIDEILTTLKQWNQARETGNVNKALDDIVHVLRSLIADESPFSNRMIQDGNAELYIKFIDRAADRIADYIAQTTVRDFEQMHGLPITNVHETFFTLIVGLISLIRSHLNISDRTIKEVMAQTLHIESYVV, from the coding sequence ATGAGCGATACCCTCGACGAGAAACGCCCCACCCGCGGCGATGCCCGGCGCGACGCCATCGTGCAAGCCGCGCGCAAGGTGTGTCTGGAAAAAGGCTTCTCCAAAATCACCGTTTCCGACATCGCAAGCGAAGTCGGTATGACGCGTTCGCTGTTCTACCACTACTTCGAAGACAAGGAAGCCGTAGCTGACGCAGTACTCGATAACGTCATCGACGAAATCCTCACCACGTTGAAGCAGTGGAACCAAGCGCGCGAAACAGGCAACGTGAACAAGGCATTAGACGACATCGTGCATGTGCTCCGCTCCCTGATCGCCGACGAGAGCCCCTTCTCAAACCGTATGATCCAAGACGGCAACGCCGAACTGTATATCAAGTTCATTGACCGCGCGGCGGACCGTATTGCCGACTACATTGCCCAGACCACCGTACGTGATTTCGAGCAGATGCATGGCCTGCCAATCACCAACGTCCATGAGACGTTCTTCACACTGATTGTGGGGCTTATCTCGCTGATTCGCTCGCATCTGAACATCAGCGACCGAACCATCAAAGAGGTCATGGCGCAGACGCTGCATATCGAAAGCTATGTCGTCTGA
- a CDS encoding DNA polymerase III subunit gamma and tau: MALALYRRYRPDTFEGVIGQDQVTVPLMRALDEGKLTHAYLFSGPRGCGKTSSARILARCVNCAKGPTSHPCGECESCKDLATGGPGSIDVVEIDAASHNGVDDARELRERAGFAPARDRYKIFILDEAHMVTQQGFNALLKIVEEPPEHVMFIFATTEPDKVIGTIRSRTHHYPFRLVPQEVMGPYLETICDKEGIKPEPGVLKLAMRAGGGSMRDTLSVLDQLMVGSVEGVITHDAAVALLGFTPEALIGEAVDAVIDHNGEALYGVIQKVVVGGFDPRRFVEDLLARVRDLLVLTLAGDRAESVLSDTAEAEDMDDLHRQAKALGLGALTAMADIINTTLGAMTGAISPRMRLELLAARLLAGSESGFATAAPAPASSGMPPAAASSTSTTPAASGMGASGFAGASRGGFAGASHGGFSGAARNQQAAAPQSTASHESVGGNGPVNGPVSDRPAGSLSVQPAVATAAAGAAPAANAGWGAPAASPAVPAQPVTSPAASDNRSIDEKWDAAVAALPETIREYVSRDKVPTVKFGPNRKGLPCLSMTFDKSLSQHAFALAVDNSGKKAAAVVMDAVRNEFGANAVIAPSAVAANGERVESVKRMSPEQLAKVKQQIAMAKAGLAASSLGASLGIHMGSETKAPKPTATGQAEDADDSHRAGQSSASTAAKNWSDDDPWAKPAVSNASPQSADGFAPNEPAATPAPEEHHKKHVAVPDISDGVDPWAAPAAPVAPTASVASAGPTGQSTGQPATASSVTAVAGASDDPWNQTQSQAAVSPASQPAEADPWNQPYQQSPHDDPWNQPQGNHAQAAPQPGDDPWNQPQSQTPASSVPQTVSGNMSGDDPWNQPQSVPQPAAGDDPWNQPQAVPQSAPQATPHGDPWNQPQPAQPTPNADPWNSQPQPQPKPQPQVAAEDDEYSMSDQSLGEATAMNLDDLKKLFEVKKVEQFAADDPKNPKNIQPAKKHSDE, translated from the coding sequence ATGGCACTTGCACTGTATCGTCGCTATCGTCCGGACACCTTCGAAGGGGTCATCGGCCAGGACCAAGTCACGGTCCCGCTGATGCGCGCCTTGGACGAGGGCAAGCTCACACATGCCTATCTGTTCTCAGGGCCGCGAGGCTGCGGCAAAACCAGCTCCGCGCGTATCCTGGCCCGTTGCGTCAACTGTGCCAAAGGGCCGACTTCCCACCCCTGCGGCGAATGCGAAAGCTGCAAGGACCTGGCCACCGGCGGTCCGGGTTCCATCGACGTGGTCGAAATCGATGCGGCCTCGCACAACGGTGTGGATGATGCTCGAGAATTGCGAGAACGCGCTGGTTTCGCCCCTGCGCGCGACCGCTATAAGATTTTCATTCTCGATGAGGCCCACATGGTCACGCAGCAGGGCTTCAATGCGCTGCTTAAAATCGTTGAAGAGCCGCCTGAACATGTGATGTTCATCTTCGCCACCACCGAACCAGACAAGGTGATCGGCACCATCCGTTCGCGCACCCACCACTATCCGTTCCGTCTGGTGCCGCAGGAAGTCATGGGTCCCTACCTGGAGACGATCTGCGACAAGGAAGGCATCAAGCCCGAGCCCGGTGTGCTGAAACTGGCGATGCGCGCCGGTGGCGGCTCCATGCGAGATACCCTGTCCGTGCTTGACCAGCTGATGGTTGGTTCGGTCGAAGGCGTTATCACCCATGATGCCGCTGTAGCCCTGCTCGGCTTCACGCCGGAGGCACTGATCGGTGAGGCCGTGGATGCGGTAATCGATCACAACGGCGAAGCCCTGTACGGCGTTATCCAGAAAGTCGTGGTCGGCGGATTCGATCCGAGACGATTCGTCGAAGACCTACTGGCTCGTGTGCGTGATCTGCTGGTGCTTACGTTGGCCGGGGACCGTGCGGAATCCGTGCTGTCCGACACGGCTGAGGCCGAGGATATGGACGATCTGCACCGCCAAGCCAAGGCGCTGGGACTGGGCGCACTGACCGCAATGGCAGACATCATCAACACTACGTTGGGTGCCATGACCGGAGCCATTTCTCCGCGTATGCGCTTGGAACTGCTGGCCGCGCGATTGTTGGCCGGCAGTGAATCAGGCTTTGCAACAGCCGCTCCCGCGCCAGCTTCTTCTGGTATGCCGCCTGCGGCTGCTTCTTCGACTTCGACTACGCCAGCCGCTTCCGGTATGGGTGCCAGTGGTTTTGCCGGCGCATCGCGAGGCGGGTTTGCCGGAGCCTCACATGGCGGATTCTCCGGTGCTGCACGCAACCAGCAAGCAGCCGCGCCTCAGAGCACCGCTTCCCATGAATCTGTTGGAGGCAATGGCCCTGTCAACGGCCCGGTCAGCGACCGACCCGCGGGCTCTCTGTCTGTGCAACCTGCTGTAGCAACTGCTGCTGCCGGTGCCGCTCCTGCCGCCAATGCCGGGTGGGGCGCGCCCGCCGCGTCGCCGGCCGTCCCGGCTCAACCGGTGACCTCGCCTGCGGCATCGGATAATCGGTCCATCGACGAGAAGTGGGATGCAGCCGTCGCCGCTTTGCCGGAAACCATTCGTGAATATGTGTCACGAGACAAGGTGCCGACCGTAAAATTCGGCCCCAACCGTAAGGGTCTGCCTTGCTTGTCGATGACGTTCGACAAGTCGCTGAGCCAGCACGCTTTCGCCTTGGCCGTGGATAACAGCGGTAAGAAGGCGGCGGCCGTGGTGATGGATGCCGTGCGCAACGAGTTCGGCGCCAATGCGGTTATTGCACCTTCTGCGGTCGCGGCGAATGGCGAGCGAGTCGAATCCGTCAAACGTATGAGCCCGGAGCAATTGGCCAAGGTCAAGCAGCAGATTGCCATGGCCAAGGCTGGATTGGCCGCGTCGAGTTTGGGCGCGAGCCTGGGCATTCATATGGGGAGCGAGACGAAAGCTCCGAAGCCGACTGCAACAGGCCAAGCCGAGGACGCAGACGACAGCCATCGAGCCGGACAATCCAGTGCATCCACGGCAGCGAAGAACTGGAGTGACGATGACCCTTGGGCCAAGCCGGCCGTAAGCAACGCTTCGCCGCAATCTGCAGACGGGTTCGCGCCTAACGAGCCCGCTGCTACGCCTGCGCCCGAAGAGCATCACAAGAAGCATGTTGCGGTTCCGGACATCAGTGACGGTGTTGATCCGTGGGCCGCTCCGGCTGCTCCTGTTGCACCCACTGCGTCCGTTGCGTCCGCTGGACCCACTGGACAGTCCACTGGGCAGCCAGCCACCGCATCTTCCGTTACGGCAGTTGCCGGCGCGAGCGACGATCCATGGAATCAGACGCAGTCTCAGGCCGCGGTCTCACCGGCGTCGCAACCGGCCGAAGCCGACCCGTGGAACCAGCCATATCAGCAGTCTCCTCACGATGATCCGTGGAATCAACCGCAGGGGAACCATGCTCAGGCGGCTCCGCAGCCAGGAGACGACCCGTGGAATCAGCCTCAGTCCCAGACTCCGGCTTCTTCGGTTCCTCAGACAGTGTCGGGCAATATGTCGGGCGATGACCCGTGGAACCAGCCCCAATCGGTTCCGCAGCCGGCTGCCGGCGATGACCCGTGGAATCAACCGCAGGCAGTTCCACAATCGGCTCCGCAGGCCACCCCGCACGGTGACCCGTGGAATCAACCGCAACCCGCACAGCCGACCCCGAATGCCGACCCGTGGAATAGCCAGCCCCAGCCCCAGCCGAAACCACAACCGCAAGTCGCGGCCGAGGATGACGAATACTCGATGAGCGACCAGTCGCTCGGCGAGGCGACGGCCATGAATCTCGACGATCTGAAAAAGCTATTCGAGGTCAAAAAAGTCGAGCAATTCGCGGCAGATGATCCGAAGAACCCCAAGAACATCCAGCCTGCCAAGAAGCACTCGGATGAATAA
- the recR gene encoding recombination mediator RecR → MALAYDGAIQRLIDAFGRLPGIGPKGAQRIAFYMLSAPEDEARDLAEAIEEVKAKIRFCDICGNVCESSPCPVCADPRRDRSVICVVEEPKDVMSIERTREYHGLYHVLGGAINPMANVGPADLRIPGLLKRLEGDEVKEVIMALDPNIEGEATTSYLTQLLRPVGVKVTRLASGLPVGSDLEYADEITLGRALAGRREA, encoded by the coding sequence ATGGCACTTGCTTATGACGGCGCAATACAACGACTGATCGACGCTTTCGGGCGGCTGCCCGGCATCGGGCCGAAGGGCGCGCAGCGTATCGCCTTCTACATGCTGTCCGCGCCCGAAGATGAAGCGCGCGATTTGGCCGAGGCCATCGAAGAGGTCAAGGCCAAGATCCGCTTCTGTGATATTTGCGGCAACGTGTGCGAATCCAGCCCCTGCCCGGTATGCGCCGACCCGAGACGCGACCGTTCGGTGATCTGCGTGGTCGAAGAGCCCAAGGATGTGATGAGCATCGAGCGCACGCGCGAATACCACGGCCTATACCATGTGCTCGGCGGCGCAATCAACCCAATGGCCAACGTTGGCCCTGCCGACCTGCGTATTCCCGGTCTGCTCAAACGCTTAGAAGGCGATGAGGTCAAGGAAGTGATTATGGCGCTCGACCCGAATATTGAAGGCGAGGCCACCACCAGCTACTTGACCCAGCTATTGCGACCCGTAGGTGTCAAGGTCACCCGACTTGCCAGCGGCCTGCCGGTGGGCTCCGACTTGGAGTATGCCGACGAAATCACGCTGGGCAGGGCACTGGCCGGTCGGCGCGAGGCCTAA
- a CDS encoding class C sortase, whose protein sequence is MALLHRRSTSKRASQKMWENNAAMPDDASANDNVSSARPEPAAFVPTPFDEVIDISDLVAERRRLQRNLWAMRIITIVLLIAAIAVACFPLALQFESDRNLAATTATTAKEVAGWPYPQAEDKLTAARAYNKKLAESGQPILGEAVDPFAAAQGGSQASGEDSASKKDKEYQSLLNTGNGVMGTIKVPKQSINLPFYHGTSEEALASGAGHLYGTSLPVGGKSTHSVITGHRGLVEALMFTRLDEVKEGDFFYIEVMGETLGYKVDRISVILPDDTSKLKIVPGEDRVTLMTCTPYGVNTHRLLISGHRVAIPMPAPEPNDVLDARNIALGVGLGILAAGLFIIWLARRHKAARIIRHGAFWPWMRRKGESANDTLA, encoded by the coding sequence ATGGCATTGCTGCATCGACGTTCGACGAGTAAGCGTGCCTCACAGAAAATGTGGGAAAACAACGCGGCCATGCCGGATGACGCATCTGCAAATGACAACGTTTCCTCAGCGCGGCCCGAGCCCGCAGCATTCGTTCCAACACCATTTGACGAAGTCATCGATATCAGCGATCTCGTGGCCGAGCGCCGACGCCTGCAACGCAACCTGTGGGCGATGCGCATCATCACCATTGTGCTGCTGATCGCCGCAATCGCCGTGGCCTGCTTCCCGCTAGCGTTGCAATTCGAGTCCGACCGCAACTTGGCCGCCACCACAGCCACCACGGCCAAAGAAGTAGCTGGCTGGCCTTACCCGCAGGCGGAAGACAAGCTCACGGCGGCCCGCGCATACAACAAGAAGCTCGCTGAATCCGGCCAGCCTATCTTGGGTGAAGCCGTCGATCCGTTCGCCGCCGCTCAAGGAGGATCCCAAGCCAGCGGCGAGGATTCCGCCTCAAAGAAAGACAAGGAATACCAGTCACTGCTTAATACCGGCAACGGCGTGATGGGCACAATCAAGGTGCCCAAGCAGTCCATCAATCTGCCGTTTTATCACGGCACTTCCGAGGAAGCACTGGCTTCTGGTGCCGGCCACTTGTACGGCACGTCGCTGCCGGTGGGAGGTAAATCCACCCATTCGGTCATTACCGGGCACCGCGGGTTGGTTGAAGCGCTGATGTTCACCCGTTTGGACGAGGTGAAAGAGGGCGACTTCTTCTACATCGAAGTCATGGGCGAAACTTTGGGCTACAAAGTGGACCGCATTTCGGTGATTTTGCCGGATGACACGTCGAAGCTCAAGATCGTGCCGGGTGAGGATCGCGTCACTTTGATGACCTGTACGCCATACGGCGTGAACACGCACCGACTGCTTATCTCCGGGCACCGCGTGGCGATTCCGATGCCGGCCCCCGAGCCGAATGACGTGCTTGACGCGCGCAATATCGCCCTTGGTGTTGGTCTAGGCATACTGGCGGCAGGACTGTTCATTATCTGGTTGGCACGACGCCACAAGGCCGCGCGCATCATCCGCCACGGCGCATTCTGGCCGTGGATGCGCCGCAAGGGCGAAAGCGCCAATGATACGCTGGCTTAG